GCCATGGGAGCTGATTGCCCGCGCCGATGACGCGGTTGGCGGCCATGGCGACGATGGCGGAGAGCTTCATACGGCCACGGGCGCCTTGATGGCGGGGTGCGGGTCGTAGCCTTCGAGCGTGAAGTCTGCGTACTTGAACGCGAAGAGGTCCTTCACCTCGGGGTTGAGGCGCATGCGAGGCAGCGGGCGCGGCTCGCGCGCGAGCTGCGTCTTCGCCTGCTCGACGTGGTTGAGGTACAGGTGCGCGTCGCCCACGGTGTGGATGAACTCGTGCGCCTCCAGGCCCGTCACCTGCGCCACCATCATCGTCAGCAGCGCGTACGACGCGATGTTGAACGGCAGCCCGAGGAACAGGTCCGCGCTGCGCTGATAGAGCTGGCAGGACAGGCGGCCGTTGGCCACGTAGAACTGGAAGAGCACGTGGCAGGGCGGCAGGTTCATGGAGGGCAGGTCCGCCACGTTCCACGCGCTGATGAGGTGCCGCCGCGAATCGGGGTTCTTCTTCAACCCTTCCACCAGCGCCTTCATCTGGTCGATGTGCTCGCCGTTGGGCGCGGTCCACGAGCGCCACTGGTGGCCGTACACGGGGCCCAGGCTGCCGTCGGCGTTGGCCCACTCGTCCCAGATGGTGACGCCCTGGGCCTGGAGCGTGTGCACGTTGGTGTCCCCCGCGAGCATCCACAGCAGCTCATGCAGGATGGACTTCGTGTGCAGCTTCTTCGTGGTGAGGAGCGGGAAGCCCTGCGTGAGGTCGAACCGGAGCTGGGGGCCGAAGACGCTGAGCGTCCCCGTGCCGGTACGGTCGCCCTTCTTCACTCCGTGGCGC
This genomic window from Myxococcus hansupus contains:
- a CDS encoding thymidylate synthase, translated to MQSYLSLLDHVLRHGVKKGDRTGTGTLSVFGPQLRFDLTQGFPLLTTKKLHTKSILHELLWMLAGDTNVHTLQAQGVTIWDEWANADGSLGPVYGHQWRSWTAPNGEHIDQMKALVEGLKKNPDSRRHLISAWNVADLPSMNLPPCHVLFQFYVANGRLSCQLYQRSADLFLGLPFNIASYALLTMMVAQVTGLEAHEFIHTVGDAHLYLNHVEQAKTQLAREPRPLPRMRLNPEVKDLFAFKYADFTLEGYDPHPAIKAPVAV